A single region of the Salvia splendens isolate huo1 chromosome 18, SspV2, whole genome shotgun sequence genome encodes:
- the LOC121775932 gene encoding transcription factor VOZ1-like isoform X1 produces the protein MPFRLLVTFSGRITWMGKGSKSGASHQLFKDRAKNRVDDLQGVFSDLQSARKESRSVDVAMLEEQVNQMLREWKSELSESSPASSLQQGGSLDFSSDICRLLQLCEEEDDATSVLAAPKPDPDAQKAVDQYTSQENFNVPKGPEEPGFQLEEQCKNAAVGVNMGMNNMNVPSQLEYHSFDFHQDFEQQYIIGFDGTGFTGEGVMPQIPGYQPNISPPPSAFLGPKCALWDCTRPALGLEWCQKSDDYCSIYHAGLAPSEGYPGSPPVVRPRGIGLKDNLLFAALGSKAQGKDVGIPECEGAATAKSPWNAPELFDLTVLDGETIREWLFFDKPRRAFESGNRKQRSLPDYNGRGWHESRKQVMNEFGGLKRSYYMDPQPMENFEWHLYEYEINKYNVFALYRLEVKRADAKKSPKGKLGNDSLADLQKQMGRLSAEVPNEKQRVVKGRGKGNAKEGSGRIHSGSNALAATPGVGIDYLVEDINGYYIHDDGSGKRE, from the exons ATGCCGTTTAG ACTGCTGGTGACATTTTCTGGTCGTATTACTTGGATGGGGAAGGGTTCCAAGAGCGGTGCATCACACCAGCTCTTCAAGGACAGGGCGAAGAATCGGGTGGATGATCTGCAGGGGGTCTTTAGCGATCTCCAATCAGCTAGGAAGGAGAGCCGTTCGGTTGATGTGGCTATGCTTGAAGAGCAAGTTAACCAGATGCTTCGTGAGTGGAAATCCGAGCTTAGTGAGTCATCCCCAGCTTCTTCTCTACAGCAG GGGGGAAGCCTGGATTTTTCGTCGGATATTTGCCGGCTGCTGCAGCTTTGTGAGGAGGAAGATGATGCTACTAGTGTGTTAGCTGCACCGAAACCGGATCCTGATGCACAGAAGGCTGTGGATCAATATACTTCTCAAGAG AATTTTAATGTCCCCAAGGGCCCTGAAGAACCAGGCTTCCAGTTGGAGGAGCAATGCAAAAATGCTGCAGTGGGAGTTAACATGggaatgaataatatgaatgTTCCTTCACAGCTAGAATATCATTCATTTGATTTTCACCAGGATTTCGAACAACAGTATATAATAGGCTTTGATGGCACGGGGTTCACCGGGGAGGGTGTAATGCCTCAGATTCCTGGGTATCAGCCAAATATCAGCCCCCCACCTTCTGCTTTCTTGGGGCCTAAGTGTGCCCTTTGGGATTGCACCAGACCAGCATTGGGGTTAGAATGGTGTCAAAAGTCTGATGACTATTGCAGTATCTATCATGCTGGGCTTGCACCTAGTGAAGGCTATCCTGGTAGTCCTCCTGTTGTACGACCGAGAGGCATTGGCTTAAAGGACAATCTACTTTTCGCTGCTCTAGGTTCAAAGGCACAAGGAAAAGATGTAGGTATTCCTGAATGTGAGGGTGCTGCTACAGCAAAATCACCGTGGAATGCACCTG AGCTCTTTGACCTCACTGTCCTGGATGGAGAAACAATCAGGGAGTGGCTGTTTTTTGATAAGCCACGCAGAGCCTTTGAGAGTGGTAACAGGAAGCAACGGTCACTTCCAGATTACAATGGGAGGGGTTGGCATGAGTCCCGGAAACAAGTCATGAATGAATTTGGAGGGTTGAAGAGATCGTACTACATGGATCCTCAGCCGATGGAGAATTTTGAGTGGCACCTTTATGAATATGAGATCAACAAGTATAACGTGTTTGCGTTATACAGACTGGAAGTCAAGCGTGCTGATGCAAAGAAGAGTCCGAAAGGGAAGTTGGGTAACGATTCTCTTGCTGATCTGCAAAAGCAGATGGGCAGGCTGAGTGCTGAGGTCCCAAATGAGAAGCAACGTGTTGTCAAAGGAAGGGGGAAGGGCAATGCAAAGGAGGGAAGTGGAAGAATTCACTCTGGTTCGAACGCATTGGCGGCTACACCAGGTGTAGGGATTGATTATCTTGTGGAAGATATCAATGGGTACTACATACATGATGATGGTTCTGGGAAAAGAGAATAG
- the LOC121775932 gene encoding transcription factor VOZ1-like isoform X2, with amino-acid sequence MGKGSKSGASHQLFKDRAKNRVDDLQGVFSDLQSARKESRSVDVAMLEEQVNQMLREWKSELSESSPASSLQQGGSLDFSSDICRLLQLCEEEDDATSVLAAPKPDPDAQKAVDQYTSQENFNVPKGPEEPGFQLEEQCKNAAVGVNMGMNNMNVPSQLEYHSFDFHQDFEQQYIIGFDGTGFTGEGVMPQIPGYQPNISPPPSAFLGPKCALWDCTRPALGLEWCQKSDDYCSIYHAGLAPSEGYPGSPPVVRPRGIGLKDNLLFAALGSKAQGKDVGIPECEGAATAKSPWNAPELFDLTVLDGETIREWLFFDKPRRAFESGNRKQRSLPDYNGRGWHESRKQVMNEFGGLKRSYYMDPQPMENFEWHLYEYEINKYNVFALYRLEVKRADAKKSPKGKLGNDSLADLQKQMGRLSAEVPNEKQRVVKGRGKGNAKEGSGRIHSGSNALAATPGVGIDYLVEDINGYYIHDDGSGKRE; translated from the exons ATGGGGAAGGGTTCCAAGAGCGGTGCATCACACCAGCTCTTCAAGGACAGGGCGAAGAATCGGGTGGATGATCTGCAGGGGGTCTTTAGCGATCTCCAATCAGCTAGGAAGGAGAGCCGTTCGGTTGATGTGGCTATGCTTGAAGAGCAAGTTAACCAGATGCTTCGTGAGTGGAAATCCGAGCTTAGTGAGTCATCCCCAGCTTCTTCTCTACAGCAG GGGGGAAGCCTGGATTTTTCGTCGGATATTTGCCGGCTGCTGCAGCTTTGTGAGGAGGAAGATGATGCTACTAGTGTGTTAGCTGCACCGAAACCGGATCCTGATGCACAGAAGGCTGTGGATCAATATACTTCTCAAGAG AATTTTAATGTCCCCAAGGGCCCTGAAGAACCAGGCTTCCAGTTGGAGGAGCAATGCAAAAATGCTGCAGTGGGAGTTAACATGggaatgaataatatgaatgTTCCTTCACAGCTAGAATATCATTCATTTGATTTTCACCAGGATTTCGAACAACAGTATATAATAGGCTTTGATGGCACGGGGTTCACCGGGGAGGGTGTAATGCCTCAGATTCCTGGGTATCAGCCAAATATCAGCCCCCCACCTTCTGCTTTCTTGGGGCCTAAGTGTGCCCTTTGGGATTGCACCAGACCAGCATTGGGGTTAGAATGGTGTCAAAAGTCTGATGACTATTGCAGTATCTATCATGCTGGGCTTGCACCTAGTGAAGGCTATCCTGGTAGTCCTCCTGTTGTACGACCGAGAGGCATTGGCTTAAAGGACAATCTACTTTTCGCTGCTCTAGGTTCAAAGGCACAAGGAAAAGATGTAGGTATTCCTGAATGTGAGGGTGCTGCTACAGCAAAATCACCGTGGAATGCACCTG AGCTCTTTGACCTCACTGTCCTGGATGGAGAAACAATCAGGGAGTGGCTGTTTTTTGATAAGCCACGCAGAGCCTTTGAGAGTGGTAACAGGAAGCAACGGTCACTTCCAGATTACAATGGGAGGGGTTGGCATGAGTCCCGGAAACAAGTCATGAATGAATTTGGAGGGTTGAAGAGATCGTACTACATGGATCCTCAGCCGATGGAGAATTTTGAGTGGCACCTTTATGAATATGAGATCAACAAGTATAACGTGTTTGCGTTATACAGACTGGAAGTCAAGCGTGCTGATGCAAAGAAGAGTCCGAAAGGGAAGTTGGGTAACGATTCTCTTGCTGATCTGCAAAAGCAGATGGGCAGGCTGAGTGCTGAGGTCCCAAATGAGAAGCAACGTGTTGTCAAAGGAAGGGGGAAGGGCAATGCAAAGGAGGGAAGTGGAAGAATTCACTCTGGTTCGAACGCATTGGCGGCTACACCAGGTGTAGGGATTGATTATCTTGTGGAAGATATCAATGGGTACTACATACATGATGATGGTTCTGGGAAAAGAGAATAG
- the LOC121775934 gene encoding cyanidin 3-O-galactoside 2''-O-xylosyltransferase FGGT1-like encodes MESLKIIMYPWLAMGHLTSFLHISNKLAERGHTIFFLLPPKTQPKLQQFNLYPHLITFLPLTIPHLQGLPHGAQTTADVPFHLHSLLRRAMDLTQPSIEQLLDELKPEFIFFDFTPWLPALARRFKVKSVHYCTISPAAVAYMIRDEPSAEAFLEPPAGFPPSAIKLHTHEARALLQVNNSREYESATTFVQRMLRCFEDCDGLGFRSCREMEGPYCDFVETRFKKPVMLTGFFAAKAEPWARLDNKWREWLDEFETKSVVYCAFGSEARLTKDEFEEVVLGLELTGLPFLAALKPLGAEEGLALVVRESKGVVVDDWVQQQLILQHPSVGCFVTHCGSGSLSEAMVSECVMVAAPHAGDQVINARVAAGELRVAVEVERDGDGLLTKEGVAEAVRMVMGDGREVRENHAKLRELLLGQGFEDSYMDAFVTNLFLLLH; translated from the exons ATGGAAAGCTTGAAAATCATCATGTATCCATGGCTGGCAATGGGGCATCTGACCTCATTCCTTCACATCTCCAACAAATTAGCAGAAAGAGGCCACacaatcttcttcctcctccctcCCAAAACCCAACCTAAATTACAACAATTCAATCTCTACCCTCATCTCATAACCTTCCTCCCTCTCACCATCCCCCATCTCCAAGGCCTGCCTCACGGCGCCCAGACCACCGCCGACGTCCCATTCCATCTCCACAGCCTCCTGAGGCGCGCGATGGACCTCACACAGCCGTCCATCGAGCAGCTGCTCGACGAACTCAAACCCGAATTCATCTTCTTCGACTTCACCCCGTGGCTCCCTGCCTTGGCGCGGCGCTTCAAGGTGAAGTCTGTTCACTACTGCACCATCAGCCCGGCTGCGGTGGCGTACATGATCCGTGACGAGCCCTCGGCCGAGGCCTTCTTGGAGCCCCCGGCCGGGTTCCCTCCCTCGGCGATCAAGCTCCACACGCACGAGGCGCGTGCCCTTCTTCAAGTGAACAACAGCAG GGAATACGAGAGCGCCACCACGTTCGTGCAGAGGATGCTGAGGTGTTTCGAAGATTGTGACGGATTAGGATTCCGATCTTGTCGGGAGATGGAGGGGCCGTACTGCGATTTTGTGGAGACGAGATTCAAGAAGCCAGTTATGCTAACAGGTTTTTTCGCGGCGAAGGCAGAACCTTGGGCCCGACTAGACAATAAATGGAGGGAATGGTTGGATGAGTTTGAAACCAAAAGCGTTGTATACTGTGCATTCGGCAGCGAAGCTAGATTAACAAAGGATGAGTTTGAAGAAGTGGTCCTTGGTCTGGAGCTTACGGGGCTCCCGTTTCTGGCGGCGCTGAAGCCGCTGGGGGCGGAGGAAGGTCTGGCGTTAGTTGTGAGAGAGAGTAAAGGTGTGGTGGTGGATGATTGGGTGCAGCAGCAGTTGATCTTGCAGCATCCCTCGGTGGGGTGCTTCGTGACGCACTGCGGGTCGGGGTCGTTGTCGGAGGCGATGGTGAGTGAGTGTGTGATGGTGGCGGCGCCGCATGCGGGGGATCAGGTGATCAATGCGAGAGTGGCCGCGGGGGAGCTGAGGGTGGCGGTGGAGGTTGAGAGAGATGGGGATGGATTGTTGACCAAGGAAGGGGTGGCGGAGGCGGTGAGGATGGTGATGGGAGATGGGAGGGAAGTCAGGGAGAATCATGCCAAGTTGAGGGAGCTGTTGTTGGGACAAGGGTTTGAGGATTCTTACATGGATGCCTTTGTTACCAATCTATTTCTTCTTCTCCACTAA
- the LOC121777111 gene encoding 28 kDa heat- and acid-stable phosphoprotein-like, whose translation MQILQIWRNILILSNTFTESTRLAAAATHLASFHSTGVTRPIKGKHQRENPFDDCDDDPAKAFFAAFGRDGSNWNFRHREPRSEWTEYSNQSNSRFSEHAAKSVTYADRKILGLPETGPLKIEDVKTARRLHRERYGNMGRGKFKGKPTGRRQFSTPEEMIAGSSARPRTFRKEVADIVEDETSDVESEEESDDEPEKVKGAEGVIQIENPNMVKPKNMKARDADLEKTTELSRREREEIEKQKAHERYMKLQEQGKTDQAKKDLERLALIRQQRADAAKKREEEKAAKEQKKVEGRK comes from the exons ATGCAAATTTTACAGATATGGAGAAACATATTGATCCTCAGCAACACCTTTACTGAATCGACGAGACTAGCAGCGGCAGCAACACATTTGGCTTCATTTCATTCCACT GGTGTAACAAGACCAATCAAAG GGAAGCATCAGAGAGAAAACCCGTTTGATGATTGTGATGACGACCCTGCAAAAGCATTTTTTGCTGCTTTCGGAAGAGACGGTTCAAACTGGAACTTCAGACACCGGGAGCCGAGATCCGAGTGGACGGAATACTCCAACCAGAGTAACAGTAGATTCAGTGAACATGCAGCTAAAAGCGTGACATACGCTGATCGGAAAATCCTTGGTTTGCCAGAAACTGGTCCTCTGAAAATCGAAGATGTCAAAACTGC AAGACGACTGCATAGAGAAAGATACGGAAACATGGGTAGAGGGAAGTTCAAGGGCAAGCCGACTGGCCGCCGCCAGTTTTCCACCCCCGAAGAGATGA TTGCTGGTAGCTCTGCTCGTCCTCGCACTTTCAGAAAG GAAGTAGCTGATATTGTGGAGGATGAGACGTCTGATGTAGAGTCGGAAGAGGAATCTGATGATGAACCTGAA AAAGTGAAAGGTGCTGAGGGGGTCATTCAGATTGAGAATCCCAACATGGTGAAGCCAAAGAACATGAAAGCACGCGATGCTGAT TTGGAGAAAACAACAGAGCTCTCAAGGCGTGAAAG GGAGGAGATTGAGAAACAGAAAGCTCATGAAAGATATATGAAGCTGCAAGAACAAGGGAAGACCGATCAAGCTAAGAAGGATTTGG AACGTTTGGCTCTTATACGACAGCAAAGAGCAGATGCTGCTAAGAAACGTGAAGAGGAGAAAGCTG CCAAAGAACAGAAGAAAGTTGAAGGACGCAAATAA